Part of the Oncorhynchus masou masou isolate Uvic2021 chromosome 18, UVic_Omas_1.1, whole genome shotgun sequence genome, ACTAAATATACGTTATTTTACAACAGGAAAATGGAAAGCAAATGACTATCCATTTGAGGACAACATCCGGGCCATTTACCTGACTCTGGAGAAGCTGATTCAGCCAGAGGAGACTCAGGTGAATGGGATCGTCATCTTAGCAGACTATACTGGTGTGGGCTTGTCCCAGGCATCCAATCCGGGCCCGTTCCTGGCCAAGAAGGTTGTCAGCATCCTTCAGGTAAACCATCAAAGACCTTGTTATTGTTCTGTTATTTAAGTTTTGAGATTGTCACCCATGACAGCATGATCAAAATACACTGAGGTCTATCTAGAATATGTATCTTATCAAATATGTTTTGTTGAAAACCTAACACCCTCGAGATATGGCTTGTGTCTTCTGTCAATAACAGACATTTTAATGTTGGATTTCAGGATAGCTTCCCAATAAGAATCAAGGCTGTTAACATCATAAATGAGCCCCGGATTTTCAAAGGGATCTTTGCAATAATTAAGCCTTTCCTGAAGGAGAAGATGGCAGAGAGGGTGAGTTTCATTTCTTTGTCTTTTACATAATATGGAGTCTTTCTACATATCCTCCTTTTTCTGTACATGGTAACCTGTTAATTTGATCACTGCATTCAGATTACATTTATCTCGTATAACAGTTGTGATATGATTTTTAAAGTGTTTTAAAGCCATTCTGAATAAACCTAATCAAATGAACATGGGGCAGAAGCCCTCTTGAAGTACTGTAGGATCCTTTGTGATTGTGTGACATCAGCCTAACATAATTCCCTTATTTTTTCATACAGTACGTTCTCCATGGGTCAGACCTGCGCTCTCTGCACCGCAAAATTCCTCAATCCGTCCTGCCAGAGGagtatggtggagtggccagacacCTTGACATGTCAGCCTGGTCAAAGACATTACTGGACTCTGAGGAGGAGTTTGTAGTGGAGTTCTGCCAGCCAGATCCTCTAGAGGGCGTAGTCCTCCCAGACTCCATGCTGTTTGAAGGGGAGCAGCCTGGTGGTGGTGCCAGGGATGACGACACCTTCAGGGGGCTACGCTCTCAGctctactactgttactgataatgaccaccaccacctctcGCTACTATGAGGAcacaagcctggtcccagatgtgtttgtgctgtcttgccaacttctATGGTCATTGATGTGACATTGACCATAGTTGGTAAAACAGAactagatctgggaccagactgaGGACACCACTGTTTATTTTTCCCACTAattgttcttttgaccaatcacatcagatattttttaGATCTGATtgtttttcactaattggtcttttgaccaatcagaataAGGCTGCCTGTATAAACGCAGCAAAAGTTATTTAGTAGAAATCACTACAGGAAGAGCTAAAGAGATGTCTGGGCTCATATTCAAAAAGCTTCtcaagagtaggagtgctgatatagGATCCGTTTTTACCTTTGAGATCAAAATGAATATGGGGCCTACTACACTCCACATTGGCCAAGCATAAGGCAACTTTAGGTTCTGGTAAGGAAGCTTTACAGGAGCTGCTAATGCATGTTTACTTATTTAGTAGTTTGTGCCTCTGTTTTAAAATGGCTCTGATTTCCATTGTAAGATGTATTTCCCATAGAGGAAGATGTTCGACTGTGCCCATTTGAAATGCCACTCACTTCCACTTTCtccttaatttctcagaataCAAGTACTGAGGCTCTTCATTGGCATGGTGATATTCAAACACCATGTAGTTACAGAATACATGTACTGAGGCTCTTCATTGGCATGGTGATATTCAAACACCATGTAGTTACAGAATACACGTACCGAGGCTCTTCCATCGGCATGGTGATATTCAAACACCATGTAGTTACAGGACACATACTTTGCCTTAATCTATTTTTGATAATGATAGATATGCAAGGGGTTATGAATGGGGTTTAATTTGTATGTAATCATACAAGTATgccacttttatccaaagcaacgtACAGTGCAGTGAGTGGATAGCGTACAATTGTAGCATGTGTATGTAATTCCAGCAGGAATTGAAACCCATGAACTTGCCTTTGCTGGCGCCATGCTCTTCCTGAACCACTCAAGACCTGTAATGTCTGAGTTACTGAGCGCCAAAGCCTACAGTGTACCTAcattaccattcaaaagtttgaggtcactttgaaatgtccttgtttttgaaagaaaaacactttgtccattaaaataatatcaaattgatcagaaatacagtgtagatgttagtgttgtaaattactattgtagctggaaacttgatttaaaaaacaaaaaaaacaaagggatatctacataggcgtacagaggcccattatcagcagccatcactcctgtgttcaaatcaaattttatttgtcacattcacatggttcgcagatgttaatgcgagtgtagcgaaatgcttgtgcttctagttccgacaatgcagtgataaccaacaagtaatctaacaattccaaaactactgtcttatacacaaagtgtaaggggataaagaatatgtacataaagatatatgaatgagtgatggtacagagcagcataggcaagatacagtagatggtatcgagtacagtatatacatatgagatgagtatgtaaacaaagtggcatagttaaagtggctagtgatacatgtattacataaagatgcagtagatgatatagagtacagtatatatgtatacatatgagatgaataatgtagggtatgtgaacattatattaggtagcattgtttaaagtggctagtgatatattttacataatttcccatcaattcccattattaaagtggctggagttgaatcagtgtgtttgcagcagccactcagtgttagtggtggctgtttaacagcctgatggccttgagatttaagctgtttctcagtctctcagtcccagctttgatgcacctgtactgacctcgccttctggatgatagcggggtgaacaggcagtggcttgggtggttgttgtccttgatgatctttatggacttcctgtaacatcgggtggtgtaggtgtcctggagggcaggtagtttgcccccggtgatgcgttgtgcagacctcactaccctctggagagccttacggttgtgggcggagcagttgccgtaccaggcggtgatacagcccgccaggatgctctcgattgtgcatctgtagaagtttgagtgcttttggtgacaagctgaatttcttcagcctcctgaggttgaagaggcgctgctgcgccttcttcacaatgttgtctgtgtgggtggaccaattcagtttgtctgatgtgtatgccgaggaacttaaaacttactaccctctccactactgttccatcgatgtggataggggggtgttccctctgctgtttcctgaagtccacaatcatctccttagttttgttaacgttgagtgtgaggttattttcctgacaccacactccgagggccctcacctcctccctgtaggccatctcgtcgttgttggtaatcaagcctaccaatgttgtgtcgtccgcaaacttgatgattgaattggaggcgtgcgtggccacgcagtcgtgggtgaacagggagtacaggagagggcttagaacgcacccttgtggggccccagtgttgaggatcagcggggtggagatgttgttgcctaccctcaccacctgggggtggcccgtcaggaagtccagtaccagttgcacagggcgtggtcgagacccagggtctcgagcttgatgacgagcttggagggtactatggtgttaaatgccgagctgtagtcgatgaacaacattctcacgtaggtattcctcttgtccagatgggttagggcagtgtgcagtgtggttgagattgcatcgtctgtggacctatttgggcggtaagcaaattggagtgggtgtcaggtagggtggaggtgatatggtccttgactagtctctcaaaggacttcatgatgacggaagtgagtgctacggggcggttgTCGTTTAGCtccgttaccttagctttcttgggaacaggaacaatggtggccctcttgaagcatgtgggaacagcagactgggatagggattgattgaatatgtccgtaaacacaccagccagctggtctgcgcatgctctgagggtgcggctggggatgccatctgggcctgcagccttgcgagggttaacacgtttaaatgttttactcacctcggctgcagtgaaggagagtccgcatgttttcattgcaggctGTGTcaatggcactgtattgtcctcaaagcgggccaaaaagttatttagtctgcctgggagcaaggcatcctggtccgtgactgggctggttttctttttgtaatccatgattgactgtagaccctgccacatacctcttgtgtctgagccgttgaattgagattctgctttgtctctatactgacgcttagcttgtttgattgccttgctgagggaatagctgcactgtttgtattcggtcatgtttccggtcaccttgccctgattaaaagcagtggttcgcgctttcagtttcacgcgaatgcttccatcaatccacggtttctggtttgggaatgttttaatcgttgctatgggaacgacatcttcaacgcacattctaatgaactcgcacaccgaatcagcgtaatcgtcaatgttgttgtttgatgcaatacaaaacatatcccagtacacgtgatggaagcagtcttggagtgtggaatcagattggtcggcccagcattggacagacctcagcgtgggagcttcttgttttagtttctgtctgtaggcagtgatcaacaaaatggagtcgtggtcagcttttccgaaaggagggcggggcaggaccttatatgcgtcgcggaagttagaatagcaatgatccaaggttttgccagccctggttgcgcaatcgatatgctgatacaatttagggagtcttgttttcagattagccttgttaaaatccccagctacaatgaatgcagcctcaggatgtatggattccagtttgcaaagagtcaaataaagttcgttcagagccatcaatgtgtctgcttgggggggaatatatacggctgtgattataatcgaagagaattctcttggtagataatgtggtcgacatttgattgtgatgaattctaaatcaggtgaacagaaggacttgagttcctgtatgtttttgtgatcacaccacgtcttgttagccataaggcatacgcccccgcccctcttcttaccagaaagatgtatgtttctgtcggcgcgatgcgtggagaaaccagctggctgcaccgactccgatagcgtctctccagtgagccatgtttccgtgaagcaaagaacgttacagtctctgatgtctctctggaatgctacatttgctcggatttcatcatccttgttgtcaagagactggacattggcaagaagaatgctagggagtggtgcacgatgtgcccgtctccggagtctgaccagaagaccgcctcgtttccctcttttacgaagtcgtttttttgggtcgccggctgtgatccattccgttgtcctgggtgaaaggcagatcacaggatccgcttcgcgaaagtcatattcttggtcgtactgatggtgagttgacgctgctcttatattcagtagttcttctcgactgtatgtaatgaaacctaagatgacctgggggaCTAGGTGGggtatgttgtgttagctaatccaagtgtatcattttaaaaggctaattgatctttAGAAaaaacttttgcaattatgttagcacagctaaaatcTGTTCTGATTaaggaagcaataaaactggccttgactggttgagtatctggagcatcagcatttgtgggttcaattacaggctcaaaatggccagtaACAAAGACTttattctgaaactcgtcagtctattcttgttctgagaaatgaaggctattccatgcgagaaattgtcaagaaactgaagatctcatacaacgcggTGTACTactcacagaacagcgcaaactgactctaaccagaatagaaagagtgggaggtcccggtgcacaactgagcaagaggacaagtacattagtgtcttagtgtcaaaaaaatgtgcttttcaaaaatgaggacatttctaagtgaccccaaacttctgaaTGGTAGTGTACCTACATGAGTGTGACATCAAAGCAATCTTGatgcacatttgttcatattgATACTAATTTAACTTGTCCTGATCAGTTGTCACTCATGCTGATTTGATTTCCACCACTAGCATTGTAAATTGTGGATAGTTGTATGATATAAAAGTACTAACTACAGTATTACATTAAATTTAACATAGCTCAAATTAACATGAACATTTTTGACATTTAATAGCTAGTATGTAGATGAAATTGCCATGTTTCTGCATTGTTCTAGACAAGTTTGAATCCACAGACTATTTTGATATGTAACGTTACAGATAGATACAGCTACTTTGTGTTTTCTTTGCATTAACCATTGAAATTGCCTATGCTGTGATCTGGAAACTGGTCCATAATGTTTTGTTTTACCAGTTACAATCTCAACCCAGGGTACAGAAGCCAGCTATGGGGATACCCACCCAGCAACACTGGAGCTATGTCATTGTGCCAAATATTTTATTATTACCATGGACCATTTAGAGGTTAGGTTATATAGTGCAGATGAACTCACTCAATAGACAaagagtataccaaacattaggaacaccttcctaatattgagttccttctttaacctgtctccttcccttcatctacactgattgaagtggatttaacaagtgacatcaataagggatcatagctttcacctggtcattcaATGTCATGGAAACAGATGTTCATCATGTGTTGTATACTCATGAATTTATATTTTATTCATTATTTTATGAAAGGCCAAATtgtttgaaaaatatatattttgtcatTAAGTTACATTCCACAATGTTATATTGTAATTAGCTAATCAATTTATTTTTCTAAGATGTCTAAGCATGTCTGCAGTCTCTTCATATTTTAGAGTAGGCCTTCATTGATCAATAGATGAATAAACACATTTCAAATTCAGATGTGTGATTTGCAAAACCCAAGGCCTACATGTCCAGTACAGAGGATGGTTTCATTGGGTAGAATAGAACACAACACTATCTATTTTAGTCCATTCCCAGATTGCCCAGTAGGCTGCCGTTTAGGCTTTATGCGACTTGAGAATTAGGCCTAGTCGAAAGCTTAATTTTGTCACATTCTATTCGTTTTCATATTTGAAGTTATGAAGAGTTTCACGTTTCAGTGTGAGTGAAATGTGAGTCTG contains:
- the LOC135504069 gene encoding alpha-tocopherol transfer protein-like, translated to MMSEESEPMRHIDLGSPSLEQPAAGHWFPGPPPPVYSCTLTPELVAKAREELQEKPEWRLRDAQALRDMVLKEQPNLRTRLDDAFLLRFLRARKFDYDRAMQLLLNYHTSRRAWPEVFQDLKPSTVKHVLDLGFLTVLPHPDLNGCFILCLRPGKWKANDYPFEDNIRAIYLTLEKLIQPEETQVNGIVILADYTGVGLSQASNPGPFLAKKVVSILQDSFPIRIKAVNIINEPRIFKGIFAIIKPFLKEKMAERYVLHGSDLRSLHRKIPQSVLPEEYGGVARHLDMSAWSKTLLDSEEEFVVEFCQPDPLEGVVLPDSMLFEGEQPGGGARDDDTFRGLRSQLYYCY